GGGAGGGGACGCAGGGGAAGGGGAGTGGCTCAAGGTCGCCGAGCTGAGGGCCATGGCGGAAGCCCAGGACCCGCATGTCAAGGTACGCTCCTTCATCTTCGGTAGCTCCGTCCGATAATAAACACTCGTTCTCCTTCGTCGTCTTCCTTTCGCGGGACGTCTCACGCCGAAAATCCCCGTCCCCGGCCCTGTTCTTGTTGTTTCTTTTGCCCGGCCGGTCGATCCAACTCAACTGTTCTTCATGACCATGGGGATGCTGCCGTTTCCTTGCTGTTCCTAGTCTGCCACTCTGGCCTTCTCCTGGCCTTTGGGAGCAGAACACAAACAACAGACTGTATTACTGTAGTATTTTATGGCCGGTAACATGTCACTCTAATTGCCCAGTGATGCGTACAGTGCTACTGACGCTGTCACCAGTCACCAGATAACATCTTGTTAGCAGTTGGTTGTATGGAAAAATCAATTGATTAAGCTAGCTGATGGAGATTCTTCCTAACAAATTGCTCGTTGACCGAATAAGCAAATACTCCAGCACAAGTGATGGGAACGGGTGCACCTCTCTCTAGCTAGCAAAGGCAAAGTCGTGGCCACGTGAAGCATGGCCACGATAATTATTCGAGCAAGGATATAGTATTACAACGGATCGAATATGCCCGAATCACCAGCGCACATGGCGCGTGCAGCTAGAACATCTCAGCAGTAATTTAATTGATTCAGTTCAGTAATTCAATGATCCAACGGACCGAACATAGACTGATCACGACGCGTGCAGGAGGTGGACAACCTGACGCTCCGGAGGTTCCTGCGGGCGCGCGGCCATGTCGTCGGCAAGGCCTCGGCGATGCTGCTCAAGTTCGTGGCGTGGAGGCGGGAGGCCGTGCCCGGCGGCGTCATGCCGGCGGAGCTGGTGCGGACGGAGCTGTCGCACGAGATGACCTACATGGCCGGCACCGACCGCGCCGGCCGCCCCGTCATGCTCGCCTTCCCCGCCAAGCACTTCTCGGCCACCCGCGACATGGCCGGCTTCAAGCGTACGTTCACATCTCACCTTCACTCTCATGATTGAAGTTTAGACTTGCAGGTGGGCTGAATCAACTGGTCAAAACAGACTCTATTACTATGAGACCCAATTGATTCCTCCAATCCTAGTTAATTGAAGTTTAGACTTATCCAAAGTCAAACTTCTGGATGTTTGACAAAAATTATATTTTAAAATGCGCTAATACCTATAACATCCAATAAGAAAGTATAAAAACATGTTTTGTGATGGAACTATAACGGAATGATGTAATATTGTAGACATTGATATATATATTTcaataaacttgatcaaagttgtTTAAACCTTAACTTAGGACAAAGCTAAATATTTACTTTTTTGAAGAATGAAACCATGACATGATGTATTCAATACAAAAACATTTGGAGCGCCCATTGATATAATTTTCTTCTCCTTCCTACAGGCTATATTGTCTACTTGTTCGACGCCATGTGTGCCAGGTAGCGCGTTCATTACCACACCCACATGTCTGTTGATCAGCATGATTTGTGGCAGAGTTTAGCATGACATTGGAATCGAATTGTTGTAGGATCCCTAGAGGGCAGGAGAAGTTTCTGTGCGTCGTGGATCTAAAGGGGTGGGGGTACGCCAACTGCGACGTCCGCGCCTACATCGCGGCCATCGAGATCCTGCAGAGCTACTACCCGGAGAGGCTGGGCAAGGCGCTGATGATCCATGTGCCCTACCTGTTCATGAAGGCGTGGAAGGTGGTTCAGCCCTTCATCGACGCCAACACCAGGGACAAGGTAATTAACCTCGCTGCCCAAGAAGATACCAGTGGTTCATGCATGTTTCTCGTCTCTGTTGTCGATTATTTTtcttgtgttttggagcatgtttaccggttgagctggctgatgaatgtTTGCTGAGAAGTCAAATCCTGGCTAATTGCATTGCGTCGTCTCGATTGACCGGTGCAGTTCGTGTTCGTGGACGACAAGAGCTTGGAGGAGACGCTGCGGCGGGAGATGGAGGACGGCCAGCTCCCGGAGATGTACGGCGGGAAGATGCCCATCGTTCCCCTCGCGTAGAGTGAGGAGGAGCACGGAAGAGGAATGGATGTACCTGAAACAAACTAACCATGTGTGCGATGTCGATGTAACCAGGGGAGGGAGACGAGCGCAGCTTGCTCTCGCTCTCTTGCAGCGCTGTGACTGCTTCGTACGTGTGGCCAGCCCAGCCGGTGCTAACGTCGGCGGATCAATAATACGGAAGAACTCTATGGTATATTATATCTTTTATTATCTTTGCTACTCCAGTAGACTACTAGTAGGGGGTAGAATATCTTTGCTAGTGGCAGCCTGTTGCCATCCTTTGTCACTGTTTGAGACCTGGTGTCGTTACCAGAAGACCTGTATGCGTGTTTGGTTTCGTTTTCTATGAAAATGGAGCCGGGGGTGCTCCCCTTTGATCGAAAAAAGAACTCTATGGTACTTAGTGTTGGGTATATATCAATATATGGGATTATGTCTGGTCACGTGAAGATACCACCTTTTGTGCTGTATCACATATCTGTGGGTCTATGCTTCTCTCGTGTAGTTGTGGTGAACAAATGGGAAACTTGTTTATGTTTATGTAATATATGGAATAAATTCAATCACATTAGCCGTCCTAGCTCAGTGGTAGAGCGCGTGGCTTTTAACCACGTGGCCGTGGGTTCGATCCCCACGGACGGCGTTTTCATGTTCTTGGCACACAAACATTTTACTGAAGCGGCAACTTCTTTTTGGCCCACAACATTTAACCAAACCATAAATTTGGTGCATTCTACTTTTTGGCCCACAACATTTAACCAAACCATAAATTTGATGCATTCTACTTTTTGACCCACAACATTTAACCAAACCACAACATTTTACTAAACCACAAATTTAGTAGAAGTATCTTTATGTAAGTATACATGCAACCACGAGCTTGGAGACGAGCTAGCTCTTACCCTGAAATTTAATGATTCAAATTTGGGGGTTGACTATCTAGGAAAAAAATAAACCGTTTGTCCCCTTACTAGGCAATTCCCCATGTCCCAACCTTTGAAACTTAACCccggcctcctttggtttggaggaatttcataagaattctagaggataggattcttataggatttttccattagagccctttggttcatagaaaTAGATTTCTactcctacataggattggttcctatcctccacattttataggaaaataaaaataagcctagactcaatggaaaaattcctttggtgtcaaccaaatgacatctcatttcctattcctactcataggatttgggatacataccatctcatttcctacaaaattcctattcctatgataatcctatcctatgaaccaaaagaggcctaaacAGTTAGCAATCTTACTAAGTCAAGAAGGAGGCGAGGAGGGGGCGAGTAAACTGCATGTTGGTCGAGGATGCAAGTCGCTGGCCTCGTGGCCAGGTCAGACGCCAACCTCTGTCACCTAGTCATTGGGTTCAGCACCTCGCCCGCAATTGATCACAATTCCCTACGTCGCACATCTTTGAGAAACGAAGAGACGAGGAGCGGCAGCGATCAACCGGTCGTATTTCCTCTCATCCACAAAAGTTATTTTGGTCGTAAGTTAACTGGGTTGGGCTATGAGCATGTGACTGCTGAAGGAGACTCACACACTTTTGCTCGGGTAAAGCACGATACAAAGCAGGTTTAACCCATTGTGACGGGGTTATCCTTATTGTTGTAGAGCTAGCGAGCCCGAGCAAGTGCCTAGGCCATTGGCTAAAGGGAACCTGGCTTCAGCCCTTACGACTGCCGATAGTCTGTGAACTCATCGTGATTTCAAGCTCCTTTTTGTGACCATGCCACTTTAATCATCGGGGCAAAACAGGTTTAATGTCAAGACACAATGAAAAGTAGAAGGGGATACAACAAATTGTATGGTGTGTAATAACATGCTTCAATGGGCCAAACAACAAACCGGGTCTTTTGGAACATTCTCAAAAAAACAAAAATGATTAATATGATTATGACactgatgaacatttttctaataatTCAGGTTAACCATCTCTGTAAGCAAAGTGTACACAGGCATTCAACCAAAAAGCTTCAGCCTCAATAAAAAATGTATTAAGATGTAAATGTCTCTACATATAGGATCGACTGAAAATGTATAAAGATGTAAATCTATATATAGGCTCAACCAGGCTCTATGTAACTTAACCAAATGTAGGACATGCGCATTACCTTGGTTAGCTGAGAAAACTCAAGGGCGCATGAACTTGGTCAGCCACACATGTGCCTCACAATTAATAAAAGTGGTTGGTCCCCTACATGTGTCCAGCTCTTGATTACTTTAAGGGCGTTCATGCAAGAATGCTTTCGGCAGAGATTGCATGCTTCATCCATCCTGCCTTCCATACTTTTTTACTTCTATTTTTCAATCTATTGCATCTTTTGAACATAACGTTCAATTTCTATACCATTTGCATATTCGTGTTCCTTTCAACGAGGACTTTGAACCAGGACCACTCTTAAATGCATTTTTCACAAGTTTTAGCATTTTACCAAGTTTCAAATATTAAAAGTTGATA
The Triticum dicoccoides isolate Atlit2015 ecotype Zavitan chromosome 3A, WEW_v2.0, whole genome shotgun sequence genome window above contains:
- the LOC119270184 gene encoding phosphatidylinositol transfer protein 3-like; its protein translation is MASSIGGGDAGEGEWLKVAELRAMAEAQDPHVKEVDNLTLRRFLRARGHVVGKASAMLLKFVAWRREAVPGGVMPAELVRTELSHEMTYMAGTDRAGRPVMLAFPAKHFSATRDMAGFKRYIVYLFDAMCARIPRGQEKFLCVVDLKGWGYANCDVRAYIAAIEILQSYYPERLGKALMIHVPYLFMKAWKVVQPFIDANTRDKFVFVDDKSLEETLRREMEDGQLPEMYGGKMPIVPLA